The genomic DNA AAAAGTTGCAACGGCACTCAAGTCTTCAAAAATAAGAGGTGCAGGATCGGTCGCAATTTATGGACAGTCAGAAGAATAACATTAGGCGGTAACAACTATGAATAAATACAAATATCTTTGCTTTTACATCGCACTTCTGCCACTACTTTTAAGTCTTGGAGCTTGCGCAAAAACCACAGTCGAAACCAAAACTAAAATGGAAATGAGTGGAGGACGTGTCGACAAAACAGAGTTTATTCCTCTGCGCGACTTCTTCAAAAATCCGGTAGCAAGCGCGTTCTCAATTTCTCCTGACGGCGCCAAAATTGCGTGGACGGCTCCTTGGCAGGACCGCATGAATATATTCGTTAAAGATATATTCAGCGGAGAAACAACTAGAATAACAGCCAGCACCGAGCGTAGTGTTTCAGGGTATTCATGGGTTGGTAATAGCCATATTATATACGGGCAGGACACAGACGGAGACGAAAATTTCCACACCTACTCCGCCCCGATTGACGGGGGAGGAGCTGTGGATTTAACCCCGTTTGAAAATACTAGAACGGACCTTGTGGACGAACTGGATCACGATGACGAACATATTTTGATAAGCATGAATAAGCGCGACCCTCGTTTTTTTGACGTGTTTAAACTGAATGTTGTTACTGGGGAACTTACGCTCGAAGCTGAAAACCCGGGTAACGTCACGCACTGGATAACAGATCATGCGGGAGTGTTGCGGATAGCAATCATAGAACAGGGCGGCAATGATATCGTCCTCTATCGCAAAACTTCTCAGGACGAATTTTCTCCCATAAAAACACTAGATTTCAGAACTACTTTTTCTCCCCTGCTTTTCGACTTCGATAACAACAAATTTTATGTCGTGACCAACATAGATAGAGATAACACCGCTATTTATCTCTATAATCCCGACAACAACGAGCTTGAAACAATGATCTTCGAGCACCCAGAAGTCGATGTCAGCAATTTAATCGTATCCAAAAAGAGAAAAGTTGTGACTGGAGCCGGATACTATTCCGACAAGCACCATTACGTATTTTTTGATGATGAACGGGAAGAAGTTCAGTTAGAGCTTGAAAAGTTACTTCCAGAGTACGAAGTTGTCGTCACAGACATTAGCAAAGATGAAACGAAAATGATTGTTCGTACCTATTCCGATAAAAGCCTCGGAGCAGGATATCTCTACGACATCCCAAGTAAGAAGCTTGAAAAGATTGCGGACGTAAGCCCGTGGCTGGATGAATCACGCATGTCCGCTATGAAGCCTGTATCCTTCACTTCGCGCGATGGCCTTACAATTCACGGCTACCTCAGCCTGCCTATTAACGGCCCTCAAAAGAACCTGCCAGTTGTACTAAATCCGCATGGCGGTCCATGGGCTCGCGATCATTGGGGATTCGATCCACAGATTCAGTTCCTTACCAATAGAGGGATTGCAGTAATGCAGGTCAATTTCAGAGGGTCTACAGGATACGGAAAATCGTTCTGGGAAAAAGGGTTCAAGCAATGGGGCCTTAATATGCAAAACGACCTGACTGATGCGGTCAAATGGATGGTTGATTCCGGCATAGCCAACCCTAAAAAAGTCGCGATATACGGAGCATCTTATGGCGGATACGCAACTTTGGCAGGGCTGACATTTACGCCGGATGTATACGCTTGCGGAATTGATTACGTAGGCCCGTCAAACCTTTTCACATTGCTGGAGTCACTGCCGCCTTACTGGGAACCCGCGCGTGAACGTTTTTACGCAATGGTAGGCGATCCAATCCGCGACAAAAAGCTGCTAACGCAAATTTCTCCCGTTTTTCATGTGGACCAAATAACCGCCCCACTCTTCGTGGCCCAAGGCGCAAATGATCCCCGCGTGAAACAAGCTGAGTCTGACCAGATAGTCAAAGCCCTGCAAAAACGCGGTGTTGCGGTAGAATATATGGTTAAAGAAAACGAAGGCCACGGTTTTATGAATCAGGAAAACAAATTCGATTTTTATGAAAAAATGGAAGTGTTTTTAAACAAGCATTTGTTGCAGTAGCAATCCTACCCCCGATAAGAAAACAACTTCCGCAAAATTTTACGGACATTATCAGAGAAGATCTTTTCACCAATAAGTTTGCCAGCCGCTTTCTTATTCATTTCCGACATGGTCGGATATGGATGAATTGCTCCGGCGAGTGTTGCCAGCCCGACACCGCCATTCACTGCGGCAACCCATTCTCCAAGAAGTTCTCCAGCATGTACTGCGGCAATCTGCACTCCGAGCGGCTTTCCTCTACGGTTAAGGACAATCTTAATACGCCCCCTCGCCTCTCCTTCTGCAAGTGCGCGATCACTACCCGAAAATTCTTCAATCACCGTACTATACTTAATGCCCTGCGCTTTTGCGGCAGATTCATTAAGCCCCACACTTGCAAGTTCTGGGTCTGAATAAGTACACCACGGCAGCCATTTATAATTCGCCTTGCGAGGCAAATGCATAACAGCGTTGGCAACAATTATTCCGCCCTCATAGCCCGCCGCATGGGTAAAACGATACTTGCCCGTAACGTCACCCGCCGCATAAATATTTTTGACCGAAGTGCGCATTTTGGCATCAACATCAATTCCAGCCTTGGTGTGCGCTATACCGATTTCATCAAGTCCCAGCCCATCAATATTAGCTTTGCGCCCCATAGCGACAAGTAGCTTCGCGCCTTTTATAACTCGCGGAGTACCGGATTCTTCGAGTTCGACCTCGACTCCGCCAGCACTTTTTTTAACTAGAGTAACTTTAGCTCCCAAAACGAATTTGACACCATCTTCCATCATGCCCTGCATGACATACTCAGCCATATCCGCATCTTCTTTACTCAAAATATGGCTGCTGCGCTGAATAACAGTAACTTCGCACCCGAGCCGCTGAAAAGCCTGCGCCATCTCAACGGCAATCGGGCCACCGCCAAGCACTACTAATGACGAAGGAAGATCCTGCATGGAAAAAACGTCCATATTAGTGAGGTAAGGTACATCATCAAGACCAGGAATTGGAGGAGCGGAAGGGGACGATCCAGTGGCAACAACCCACGATCTAGCGGAAACGGTTTTACCGCCCATCAGTACTGAATACTGTTCAACGAAAGATGGTGATCCGAAACGCACATCTACTCCAAGCGAATTGAACCGTTCGACAGAGTCATGCTTTTGAATCTCAGAAACTACGGATGAAATACGATCTGAAACTTTTGAATAATCTACAGGTGGCAATTCCACAGCAGGCAAACCAAAATCCTGCGCTTTGCCCATTAAATGACGTACACGAGCTGTACGGATTAAAGTTTTACTAGGCACACAGCCGTAATGAAGACAGTCGCCGCCAAGCACCTCTTCCTTTTCTATGAGCAATACTTTAACTCCAAGCTGAGCCGCGCCTGCTGCAACAGTAAGTCCGGCAGCTCCTCCCCCGATAACCCCTAAATCATAATCGCAAATCGGCATGATATAACTTCCCGCGAAAAAAGGTCACTTCATAGTCAACTTTCTAAGACGCCAAGCAACGCAGAACCATACAAACCACTATCTTCATTATTATTTAGAAAAACAGGAATATTATTCAGAACATTACTCATGGAACTAGATCTAGTAAATTCCTCGATAAAACTAGGGCCTTCAACAACAAACGGATTTTTGGCAATAATACCACCGGAAATATACAGCCCACCGGTGGCAAGAATGCTGAGTGCATAGTTTCGGCAACATCTCGCTGTAAATTTTGTATACCAGTCACAAGTGATGCCGCCTTCAGCCATTTTTTTGGCAACTTCGCGGGGAGTTAAATCTTCGCCCGTCAGGTACAAATGAAGGGAATTAAGCCCCTTGCCCGTGAGAACCTCGTCACCATAACAATACGAAATTTGTTTGCGATCCTTCACAAAAGCGCAGAAATCAAGTTCTTCAGAGGATTCGAAGGGAAAGGTAATATGCCCCGCTTCAGATGGGACAGGCACAAAACTTCCGGAACACGGAACCAATGCACAGTGCCCAAAACCAGTCCCGGCACCA from Maridesulfovibrio frigidus DSM 17176 includes the following:
- a CDS encoding glucokinase, whose amino-acid sequence is MGLILAVDIGGTNSRFAAFQVGADGKLVMKDKIWLSSTAVDSFEELLSQLAESEFPYAPQDFDMTVMALAGPVEQGVYCKPTNLTWAVDITKGSSVYGFKKARLINDFVAQAYACRTPAVEGASVIQQGTFAPEGTLGVLGAGTGFGHCALVPCSGSFVPVPSEAGHITFPFESSEELDFCAFVKDRKQISYCYGDEVLTGKGLNSLHLYLTGEDLTPREVAKKMAEGGITCDWYTKFTARCCRNYALSILATGGLYISGGIIAKNPFVVEGPSFIEEFTRSSSMSNVLNNIPVFLNNNEDSGLYGSALLGVLES
- a CDS encoding dihydrolipoyl dehydrogenase family protein → MPICDYDLGVIGGGAAGLTVAAGAAQLGVKVLLIEKEEVLGGDCLHYGCVPSKTLIRTARVRHLMGKAQDFGLPAVELPPVDYSKVSDRISSVVSEIQKHDSVERFNSLGVDVRFGSPSFVEQYSVLMGGKTVSARSWVVATGSSPSAPPIPGLDDVPYLTNMDVFSMQDLPSSLVVLGGGPIAVEMAQAFQRLGCEVTVIQRSSHILSKEDADMAEYVMQGMMEDGVKFVLGAKVTLVKKSAGGVEVELEESGTPRVIKGAKLLVAMGRKANIDGLGLDEIGIAHTKAGIDVDAKMRTSVKNIYAAGDVTGKYRFTHAAGYEGGIIVANAVMHLPRKANYKWLPWCTYSDPELASVGLNESAAKAQGIKYSTVIEEFSGSDRALAEGEARGRIKIVLNRRGKPLGVQIAAVHAGELLGEWVAAVNGGVGLATLAGAIHPYPTMSEMNKKAAGKLIGEKIFSDNVRKILRKLFSYRG
- a CDS encoding S9 family peptidase translates to MNKYKYLCFYIALLPLLLSLGACAKTTVETKTKMEMSGGRVDKTEFIPLRDFFKNPVASAFSISPDGAKIAWTAPWQDRMNIFVKDIFSGETTRITASTERSVSGYSWVGNSHIIYGQDTDGDENFHTYSAPIDGGGAVDLTPFENTRTDLVDELDHDDEHILISMNKRDPRFFDVFKLNVVTGELTLEAENPGNVTHWITDHAGVLRIAIIEQGGNDIVLYRKTSQDEFSPIKTLDFRTTFSPLLFDFDNNKFYVVTNIDRDNTAIYLYNPDNNELETMIFEHPEVDVSNLIVSKKRKVVTGAGYYSDKHHYVFFDDEREEVQLELEKLLPEYEVVVTDISKDETKMIVRTYSDKSLGAGYLYDIPSKKLEKIADVSPWLDESRMSAMKPVSFTSRDGLTIHGYLSLPINGPQKNLPVVLNPHGGPWARDHWGFDPQIQFLTNRGIAVMQVNFRGSTGYGKSFWEKGFKQWGLNMQNDLTDAVKWMVDSGIANPKKVAIYGASYGGYATLAGLTFTPDVYACGIDYVGPSNLFTLLESLPPYWEPARERFYAMVGDPIRDKKLLTQISPVFHVDQITAPLFVAQGANDPRVKQAESDQIVKALQKRGVAVEYMVKENEGHGFMNQENKFDFYEKMEVFLNKHLLQ